The sequence CTGCAGAACATGGGACGCCTCCTCGTGGCAGCGGTTTTCGACCAGTCTCACACCTCTATCGATACGATATGTCCCCGTCGGCGCGAAATCAACCCCGCCGCGGGACGCGGCCCCGGCGGCGCGCGACCCGGTGGATCTGCACCTCGCCGCCGCAGTAGGTGTCGAAGGCGATCGCGGCCTCGACCGCGCGGCGGGCGAGCGCCTCGGCCCCGATCCGCGTGCCGTGCAGCGCGTGGAGCGCCCCGAGCGCGAACTGCGCCCCCGAGCCGATGGCGAAGTAGTGCTCGACCTCGGTCACGCTCATGTCCGGCCCGACGTAGTAGATGCCCCCGCGGTTCGCCAC comes from bacterium and encodes:
- a CDS encoding MFS transporter is translated as VANRGGIYYVGPDMSVTEVEHYFAIGSGAQFALGALHALHGTRIGAEALARRAVEAAIAFDTYCGGEVQIHRVARRRGRVPRRG